A portion of the Fusobacterium nucleatum genome contains these proteins:
- the miaB gene encoding tRNA (N6-isopentenyl adenosine(37)-C2)-methylthiotransferase MiaB — MKKASIITYGCQMNVNESAKIKKIFQNLGYDVTEEIDNADAVFLNTCTVREGAATQIFGKLGELKALKEKRGTIIGVTGCFAQEQGEELVKKFPIIDIVMGNQNIGRIPQAIEKIENNESTHEVYTDNEDELPPRLDAEFGSDQTASISITYGCNNFCTFCIVPYVRGRERSVPLEEIVKDVEQYVKKGAKEIVLLGQNVNSYGKDFKNGDNFAKLLDEICKVEGDYIVRFVSPHPRDFTDDVIEVIAKNKKISKCLHLPLQSGSSQILKKMRRGYTKEKYLALVDKIKSKIPGVALTADIIVGFPGETEEDFLDTIDVVQKVSFDNSYMFMYSIRKGTKAATMDNQIEESVKKERLQRLMEVQNKCSFYESSKYKGRIVKVLVEGPSKKNKEVLSGRTSTNKIVLFRGNLALKGQFINVKINECKTWTLYGEIV, encoded by the coding sequence GTGAAAAAGGCATCAATCATCACTTATGGATGTCAAATGAATGTAAATGAAAGTGCAAAGATAAAGAAAATTTTTCAAAATTTAGGATATGATGTTACAGAAGAAATTGATAATGCAGATGCAGTCTTTTTAAATACTTGTACAGTAAGAGAAGGTGCAGCAACACAAATATTTGGAAAATTAGGTGAATTAAAAGCACTTAAAGAAAAGAGAGGAACTATAATAGGGGTTACAGGCTGTTTTGCACAAGAACAGGGTGAAGAACTTGTAAAAAAATTTCCAATAATAGATATAGTTATGGGAAATCAGAATATAGGAAGAATACCACAAGCTATAGAAAAAATAGAAAATAATGAAAGTACTCATGAAGTATATACAGATAATGAAGATGAATTACCACCAAGGCTGGATGCTGAATTTGGTTCAGATCAAACGGCTTCTATTTCGATTACCTATGGTTGTAATAATTTTTGTACTTTTTGTATAGTCCCCTATGTTAGAGGCAGAGAAAGGTCTGTTCCACTTGAAGAAATAGTAAAAGATGTGGAACAATATGTAAAAAAAGGTGCAAAAGAAATAGTTTTACTAGGACAAAATGTTAATTCATATGGAAAAGATTTTAAAAATGGAGATAATTTTGCAAAACTTTTAGATGAAATTTGTAAGGTTGAAGGAGATTATATAGTGAGATTTGTATCTCCACACCCTAGGGATTTCACTGATGATGTCATTGAGGTTATTGCAAAAAATAAAAAAATATCAAAATGCTTACATTTACCTTTACAATCAGGCTCATCTCAAATATTAAAAAAGATGAGAAGAGGTTATACTAAGGAAAAATATTTAGCCTTAGTTGATAAAATTAAATCAAAGATTCCTGGTGTAGCTTTAACAGCTGACATTATAGTTGGTTTCCCAGGAGAAACAGAGGAAGACTTTTTAGATACTATTGATGTTGTACAAAAAGTTAGTTTTGATAATTCATATATGTTTATGTATTCTATAAGAAAAGGAACAAAAGCAGCAACTATGGATAATCAAATAGAGGAATCTGTAAAAAAAGAAAGACTTCAAAGATTAATGGAGGTTCAAAATAAGTGCTCTTTTTATGAAAGCAGCAAATACAAAGGTAGAATTGTCAAAGTTTTAGTGGAAGGACCTAGTAAAAAAAATAAAGAAGTTTTATCTGGAAGAACTTCAACAAATAAAATTGTCCTTTTTAGAGGAAATTTAGCTTTAAAAGGACAATTTATAAATGTAAAAATTAATGAATGTAAAACTTGGACATTGTATGGAGAAATAGTTTAG
- the rho gene encoding transcription termination factor Rho, with product MDILNKLLLKDLQEIAKVMEIEIGVGQKKDELKRIISNSLEENNTELAYGTLDTAPEGFGFLKETTLGKNIYMSASQIKRFKLRRGDQVLGEVRKPIGEEKNYAIRRVLKANDNDLAALESRVPYEELIPTYPTEQFVLGIEQGNISGRILDLISPIGKGQRALIIAPPKAGKTTFISSIANALIEGQKDSEVWILLIDERPEEVTDIKENVEGATVFASTFDDDPKNHIKVTEEIIEKAKMKVEDGENVVILLDSLTRLARAYNIVMPSSGKLLSGGIDPTALYHPKNFFGAARNIKDGGSLTIIATILVDTGSKMDEVIYEEFKSTGNCDIYLDRQLAEFRIFPAIDITKSGTRKEELLLNKNQIDDIWNLRRLLNDYDNKVSATSALIKAIKTTRNNDELLAQLPKVLYK from the coding sequence ATGGATATTTTAAATAAACTTCTTTTAAAAGATTTACAAGAAATAGCGAAGGTTATGGAAATAGAAATAGGTGTAGGTCAGAAGAAAGATGAATTAAAAAGAATAATATCAAATTCTCTTGAAGAGAATAATACAGAACTTGCCTATGGTACTTTGGATACAGCACCAGAAGGCTTTGGTTTTTTAAAAGAAACAACATTGGGAAAAAATATCTATATGTCAGCTTCACAAATTAAAAGATTTAAGCTTAGAAGAGGTGATCAGGTCTTAGGTGAAGTTAGAAAACCAATAGGTGAAGAAAAGAATTATGCAATAAGAAGAGTTCTAAAAGCTAATGATAATGATTTAGCTGCATTAGAAAGTAGAGTTCCATACGAAGAATTAATTCCAACTTATCCAACAGAACAATTTGTACTTGGTATAGAACAAGGTAATATTTCAGGGAGAATATTAGATTTAATATCTCCAATTGGAAAGGGACAAAGAGCTTTAATAATTGCACCACCAAAGGCAGGGAAAACAACTTTTATAAGCTCTATTGCTAATGCTTTGATAGAAGGTCAAAAGGATTCAGAAGTTTGGATATTGCTAATAGATGAAAGACCCGAAGAAGTTACAGACATCAAAGAAAATGTCGAAGGAGCAACAGTCTTTGCTTCAACATTTGATGATGATCCAAAAAATCATATAAAAGTAACAGAAGAAATAATTGAAAAAGCTAAAATGAAAGTTGAAGATGGAGAAAATGTAGTAATTTTACTAGATTCCTTAACAAGACTTGCAAGGGCATACAATATTGTGATGCCTTCAAGTGGAAAACTACTTTCAGGAGGGATAGATCCAACAGCACTATATCACCCAAAAAATTTTTTTGGTGCAGCAAGAAATATAAAAGATGGGGGAAGTTTAACAATTATTGCTACAATTCTTGTTGATACAGGAAGTAAGATGGATGAAGTTATCTATGAAGAATTTAAGTCAACAGGAAATTGTGATATTTATTTAGATAGGCAATTAGCTGAATTTAGAATTTTTCCTGCAATAGATATAACTAAGTCAGGAACAAGAAAAGAAGAATTACTTCTTAATAAAAATCAAATAGATGATATTTGGAATTTAAGAAGATTACTAAATGACTATGATAATAAGGTTAGTGCTACCTCAGCACTAATAAAGGCAATAAAAACAACTAGAAACAATGATGAATTATTAGCACAGCTCCCTAAGGTTCTGTACAAATAA
- a CDS encoding peptidoglycan DD-metalloendopeptidase family protein — MKRIVRKTMGYTLILAIVVFSFRLYMISSKEVFDNALFTDYFQVDEAENGGLELTTSNFTTFEKEYNFVKEEVVEKKEEKPPVQQKRAEKITYKVQKKDTVQSVAKKFGVKPETIMINNQTAMDNKLKVGEVLTFPSIDGLYYKLQKNEMLAKVAKKYGVKVVDIVDYNNINPKKLKAGTTLFLKGVTLKKYKEVEQRLIAAQQAKEEQKKEKAQKGKGKKGGGSAPPPDTGGGDDGGAPASYSGEGFAFPVRYAGITSPFGNRYHPVLKRYILHTGVDLVAKYVPLRASKAGVVTFAGNMSGYGKIIIIKHDNGYETRYAHLSVISTNVGEHVNKGDLIGKTGNSGRTTGAHLHFEIRHNGVPKNPMKYLQ, encoded by the coding sequence ATGAAAAGAATTGTTAGGAAAACAATGGGCTATACATTGATTCTAGCTATTGTTGTGTTCTCTTTTAGATTATATATGATTTCCAGTAAAGAAGTGTTTGATAATGCATTATTTACTGATTATTTCCAAGTAGATGAAGCTGAAAATGGGGGATTGGAATTAACTACAAGTAACTTTACTACTTTTGAAAAAGAATATAATTTTGTAAAAGAAGAAGTAGTAGAAAAGAAAGAGGAAAAACCTCCTGTTCAACAAAAAAGAGCAGAAAAAATAACATATAAGGTACAGAAGAAAGATACTGTACAGTCTGTAGCAAAGAAATTTGGTGTTAAACCAGAAACGATTATGATTAATAATCAAACTGCTATGGATAATAAATTAAAAGTTGGAGAAGTTTTAACTTTCCCATCAATAGATGGACTTTATTATAAACTTCAAAAAAATGAAATGCTTGCAAAAGTTGCTAAAAAATATGGAGTAAAAGTTGTAGATATTGTTGACTATAATAATATTAATCCTAAAAAATTAAAAGCGGGAACAACTTTATTCTTAAAAGGAGTAACATTAAAGAAATATAAAGAAGTTGAACAAAGACTCATAGCTGCTCAACAAGCAAAAGAAGAACAGAAGAAGGAGAAAGCTCAAAAAGGTAAAGGCAAAAAAGGAGGAGGCTCTGCTCCACCACCAGATACAGGTGGAGGAGATGATGGAGGAGCACCAGCTTCATACTCAGGAGAAGGATTTGCTTTTCCTGTCAGATATGCAGGAATAACTAGTCCATTTGGAAATAGATATCATCCAGTTTTAAAAAGATATATCTTACATACAGGTGTTGACCTAGTGGCTAAATATGTTCCACTTAGAGCTTCTAAGGCAGGAGTTGTCACTTTTGCTGGAAATATGAGTGGATATGGAAAAATAATAATAATTAAACATGATAATGGATATGAAACTAGATATGCCCATTTAAGTGTAATTTCAACCAATGTTGGGGAACATGTAAATAAGGGAGACCTAATAGGAAAGACAGGAAATTCAGGTCGTACAACAGGAGCACATTTACACTTTGAAATCAGACACAATGGAGTTCCAAAAAATCCTATGAAGTATTTACAATAA
- the ispG gene encoding flavodoxin-dependent (E)-4-hydroxy-3-methylbut-2-enyl-diphosphate synthase gives MERNTRVVKVANLKIGGNNPIIIQSMTNTNSADVEATVKQINNLEKVGCQLVRMTINNIKAAEAIKEIKKKVSLPLVADIHFDYRLALLAIKNGIDKLRINPGNIGSDENVKKVVEAAKEKNIPIRIGVNSGSIEKEILEKYGKPCVDALVESAMYHIRLLEKFDFFDIIVSLKSSNVKMMVEAYRKISSLVDYPLHLGVTEAGTKFQGTVKSAIGIGALLVDGIGDTLRVSLTENPVEEIKVAKEILKVLDLSDEGVEIISCPTCGRTEIDLIGLAKQVEEEFRTKKNKFKIAVMGCVVNGPGEAREADYGIAAGRGIGILFKKGEIIKKVSESNLLEELKKMISEDLENKKD, from the coding sequence ATGGAAAGAAATACAAGAGTTGTAAAAGTTGCAAATTTAAAAATAGGTGGGAATAATCCGATAATTATCCAATCTATGACTAATACAAACTCAGCTGATGTAGAGGCAACTGTAAAACAAATAAACAACTTAGAAAAAGTAGGATGCCAACTTGTTAGAATGACAATAAATAACATAAAAGCAGCAGAAGCGATAAAAGAAATTAAAAAGAAAGTAAGTCTTCCTTTGGTGGCAGATATACATTTTGACTACAGATTGGCACTTTTGGCTATTAAAAATGGTATTGATAAATTAAGAATTAATCCAGGAAATATTGGCTCAGATGAAAATGTAAAAAAAGTTGTTGAAGCTGCAAAAGAAAAAAATATTCCTATTAGAATTGGAGTTAATTCTGGTTCAATAGAAAAAGAAATTTTAGAAAAATATGGAAAACCTTGTGTAGATGCCTTGGTTGAAAGTGCTATGTACCATATTAGATTACTTGAAAAATTTGATTTTTTTGATATAATAGTATCATTGAAATCAAGTAATGTGAAAATGATGGTGGAAGCATATAGAAAAATTAGTTCACTTGTTGATTATCCGTTACATTTGGGAGTTACTGAGGCAGGAACAAAATTTCAAGGAACAGTTAAATCTGCAATAGGCATAGGAGCTTTATTAGTAGATGGTATTGGAGATACTTTAAGAGTTTCTTTAACTGAAAATCCTGTGGAAGAAATAAAAGTAGCCAAAGAGATTTTAAAAGTTTTAGATTTATCTGATGAAGGTGTTGAGATAATATCTTGTCCTACTTGTGGAAGAACAGAAATAGATTTAATAGGATTAGCCAAACAAGTTGAAGAAGAATTTAGAACTAAAAAAAATAAATTTAAAATAGCTGTTATGGGTTGTGTAGTAAATGGACCAGGAGAAGCAAGAGAAGCTGATTATGGTATTGCAGCAGGTAGAGGAATAGGAATATTATTTAAAAAAGGTGAAATAATAAAAAAAGTCTCTGAAAGTAATTTATTGGAGGAATTAAAAAAAATGATAAGTGAAGATTTAGAAAATAAAAAAGATTAA
- a CDS encoding RNA polymerase sigma factor, whose amino-acid sequence MDFDNIYEEYFDRVYYKVLSVVKNDDDAEDICQETFISVYKNLSKFREESNIYTWIYRIAINKTYDFFKKRKLEFEINDDVLSLPEDVNFDTKVILEEKLKLISEKEKEIVVLKDIYGYKLKEIAEMKKMNLSTVKSVYYKALKDMGGN is encoded by the coding sequence ATGGATTTTGATAACATTTATGAAGAATATTTTGATAGAGTCTACTATAAAGTTTTAAGTGTTGTCAAAAATGATGATGATGCTGAAGATATTTGCCAAGAGACTTTTATAAGTGTATATAAAAATTTAAGTAAATTTAGAGAAGAAAGTAATATATATACTTGGATATATAGAATTGCAATTAATAAAACATATGATTTTTTCAAGAAGAGAAAGTTAGAATTTGAAATAAATGATGATGTTTTATCTTTACCAGAAGATGTTAATTTTGATACCAAGGTAATTCTTGAAGAGAAATTAAAATTAATTTCTGAGAAAGAAAAGGAAATTGTTGTTCTTAAAGATATTTATGGATATAAATTAAAAGAGATTGCAGAGATGAAAAAAATGAACTTATCAACTGTAAAATCTGTGTATTATAAAGCACTTAAAGATATGGGAGGAAATTAA
- a CDS encoding type B 50S ribosomal protein L31 translates to MKKGIHPEFDLVVFEDMAGNQFLTRSTKIPKETTTFEGKEYPVIKVAVSSKSHPFYTGEQRFVDTAGRVDKFNKKFNLGKK, encoded by the coding sequence ATGAAAAAAGGAATACATCCTGAATTCGATCTTGTTGTTTTTGAAGATATGGCTGGTAACCAATTTTTAACTAGATCTACAAAAATACCAAAAGAAACAACAACTTTTGAAGGAAAAGAATATCCAGTAATAAAAGTAGCTGTTAGCTCAAAATCACACCCATTCTATACTGGAGAACAAAGATTTGTTGATACTGCAGGAAGAGTTGACAAATTTAATAAGAAATTCAACTTGGGTAAAAAATAA
- the upp gene encoding uracil phosphoribosyltransferase has translation MSVIEINHPLIEHKMTILRSVDTDTKSFRENLNEIAKLMTYEATKNLKLETTEVTTPLMKTQAYTLQDKVALVPILRAGLGMVDGILDLIPTAKVGHIGVYRNEETLEPVYYYCKLPTDIASRKVILVDPMLATGGSAVYAIDYLKEQGVTDIIFMCLVAAPDGIARLLNKHPDVPIYTAKIDQGLNENGYIYPGLGDCGDRIFGTK, from the coding sequence ATGTCAGTAATTGAAATTAATCACCCACTTATTGAGCATAAGATGACTATTCTTAGAAGTGTAGATACAGACACAAAATCATTTAGAGAAAATCTAAATGAAATAGCTAAACTTATGACTTATGAAGCAACAAAGAATTTAAAATTAGAAACAACTGAAGTAACTACACCGTTGATGAAAACACAAGCTTACACTTTACAAGATAAGGTTGCATTAGTTCCTATACTTAGAGCAGGGCTTGGAATGGTAGATGGAATACTTGATTTAATTCCTACTGCTAAAGTTGGGCATATAGGAGTTTATAGAAATGAAGAAACTCTTGAACCAGTTTATTACTATTGTAAATTACCAACTGATATAGCATCAAGAAAGGTTATACTTGTTGACCCTATGTTAGCAACAGGAGGTTCAGCAGTTTATGCTATTGACTATTTGAAAGAACAAGGAGTAACAGATATAATATTTATGTGTTTAGTTGCAGCACCAGATGGGATAGCCAGACTATTAAATAAACATCCAGATGTACCTATTTACACAGCTAAGATAGATCAAGGCTTAAATGAAAATGGATATATTTATCCAGGACTTGGAGATTGTGGAGATAGAATATTTGGAACAAAATAG
- a CDS encoding alpha/beta fold hydrolase, whose translation MKKFFKILFFIILLSILTLWLVKIFLLTHKYQVKYYNEDKIEKDIVITFNGIYGYEKQLRFIDEKLAEDGYSVVNIQYPTVDDKIVEMTDKYIVPTIDEQVKKLNEINLERKAQNLPELKINFVVHSMGSCLIRYYLKEHKLNSLGKVVLISPPSHGSQLADNPIADLLWYFIGPAVADMKTDENSFVNQLGNPTYPCCVLIGDKSNNFLYSILIKGEDDGMVPLATAKLEGYPLKTIENTTHTSILEKQETVDEILKFLK comes from the coding sequence ATGAAGAAATTTTTTAAAATTTTATTTTTTATTATATTATTGTCTATTTTAACACTATGGTTAGTGAAAATTTTTCTGTTAACTCATAAATATCAGGTAAAATATTATAATGAAGATAAAATAGAAAAAGATATAGTTATAACTTTTAATGGTATTTATGGTTATGAAAAACAGTTAAGATTCATAGATGAGAAATTAGCTGAAGATGGTTATTCTGTTGTTAATATACAGTATCCAACAGTTGATGATAAGATTGTAGAAATGACTGATAAATATATAGTTCCAACTATTGATGAGCAAGTAAAAAAATTAAATGAAATTAATTTAGAAAGAAAAGCTCAAAATCTACCTGAATTAAAAATAAATTTTGTTGTTCATTCTATGGGTTCATGTTTAATTAGATATTATTTAAAGGAACATAAATTAAATAGTTTAGGGAAGGTTGTTTTAATCTCTCCTCCTTCTCATGGAAGTCAGTTAGCTGATAATCCTATTGCTGATTTACTGTGGTATTTTATAGGACCTGCTGTTGCAGATATGAAAACAGATGAGAATAGTTTTGTAAATCAATTGGGTAATCCAACTTATCCATGTTGTGTTCTAATAGGAGATAAGTCTAATAACTTTTTATATTCTATACTTATAAAGGGAGAAGATGATGGAATGGTACCTTTGGCTACTGCAAAACTAGAAGGTTATCCTTTAAAAACAATAGAAAATACTACACATACAAGTATTTTAGAAAAACAAGAAACAGTAGATGAAATATTAAAATTTTTAAAATAA
- a CDS encoding IS3 family transposase (programmed frameshift): MSKLTREEKIEIFERRKMGETISSLAKAFNIHESNIKYLIALIEKYGNNILRKGKNRAYSKEFKLQAINRILINHESINSVALDIGLVSASILHNWLSKFKENEYNVVEKKKGRKPKSMTKPKKNDKELSEKEKIKKLEEENLYLKAENEYLKKLRALVQERELKEKKKLRVIAELRAKYPFKILLKIAGISRSVYYYYIDKKDIDEKNKGVIEKIKEIYYANKGRYGYRRVTLELKNQGFNINHKKVQRLMKKFDLQSIIRKKRKYSSYKGQVGKIADNHIKRDFEATAPNQKWFTDVTEFNLRGEKLYLSPILDAYGRYIVSYDISRSPNLEQINHMLNLAFKEKENYENLIFHSDQGWQYQHYSYQERLKEKKITQSMSRKGNSLDNGLMECFFGLLKSEMFYEQEEKYKTLEELKEAIEDYIYYYNNKRIKEKLKGLTPASYRSQSLLVS, translated from the exons TTGAGTAAATTAACAAGAGAAGAGAAAATTGAAATATTTGAAAGAAGAAAAATGGGTGAAACTATTTCTTCTTTAGCAAAAGCTTTTAATATTCATGAATCTAATATTAAATATTTAATTGCTTTAATTGAAAAATATGGAAATAATATTTTAAGAAAAGGTAAGAATAGAGCTTATTCAAAAGAATTTAAGTTACAGGCAATTAATAGAATTTTAATTAATCATGAGTCTATAAATTCTGTTGCTCTTGATATTGGTTTAGTATCTGCTAGTATTTTACATAATTGGCTTTCAAAATTTAAGGAAAACGAGTATAATGTTGTAGAGAAGAAAAAAGGAAGGAAACCCAAATCTATGACTAAACCTAAGAAAAATGACAAAGAATTATCTGAAAAAGAAAAAATTAAAAAATTAGAAGAAGAAAATTTGTATCTTAAAGCTGAGAATGAATACTTAAAAAAATTGAGGGCTCTAGTTCAAGAAAGGGAGCTAAAAGAGAAGAAAAAGT TAAGAGTAATAGCAGAACTTAGAGCTAAATACCCCTTCAAAATATTATTAAAGATTGCTGGAATATCAAGATCAGTATATTATTACTATATTGATAAAAAAGATATTGATGAGAAGAATAAAGGTGTTATTGAAAAAATCAAAGAAATTTACTATGCGAATAAAGGAAGATATGGTTATCGCAGAGTAACATTAGAATTAAAAAATCAAGGTTTCAATATTAATCATAAAAAAGTACAGAGACTTATGAAGAAATTTGATTTACAAAGTATTATCCGTAAAAAAAGAAAATATTCTTCATATAAAGGTCAAGTGGGTAAAATAGCTGATAATCATATTAAGAGAGATTTTGAAGCAACAGCTCCAAATCAAAAATGGTTTACAGATGTAACAGAATTTAATTTAAGAGGAGAAAAGCTATACTTATCTCCAATATTAGATGCTTATGGAAGATATATAGTTTCGTATGATATTTCGCGCAGTCCTAACTTGGAGCAGATAAATCATATGTTAAATTTAGCATTTAAAGAAAAGGAAAACTATGAAAATTTGATATTTCATAGTGATCAAGGATGGCAGTATCAGCATTATTCATATCAAGAAAGATTAAAAGAGAAGAAGATAACTCAAAGTATGTCAAGAAAAGGAAATAGTTTAGATAATGGATTAATGGAATGCTTCTTTGGATTATTAAAATCAGAAATGTTTTATGAGCAAGAAGAAAAATACAAAACATTGGAAGAATTGAAAGAAGCAATAGAAGATTATATATATTATTACAATAACAAAAGAATAAAGGAAAAATTAAAAGGATTAACTCCTGCTTCTTACAGAAGTCAATCCTTATTAGTAAGTTAA
- a CDS encoding 2-hydroxyacid dehydrogenase, which produces MKVLFYGVREVEIPLFHELNKKEGFGYELELIPDYLNSKETAEKAKGFECVVLRGNCFATKEVLDMYKEYGVKYLLTRTVGTNHIDVKYAKELGFKLAYVPFYSPNAIAELAVSLAMSLLRHLPYTAEKFKNRNFTVDAQMFSKEVRNCTVGVIGLGRIGFTAAKLFKGLGANVIGYDMFPKTGVEDIVTQVPMDELIKKSDIITLHAPFIKENGKIVTKEFLNNMKENSILINTARGELMDLEAVIEALESGHLAAAGIDTIEGEVNYFFKNFSDKQAEFRADYPLYNRLLDLYPRVLVTPHVGSYTDEAASNMIETSFENLKEYLDTGACKNDIKA; this is translated from the coding sequence ATGAAAGTTTTATTTTATGGTGTAAGAGAAGTTGAAATACCTTTATTTCATGAGCTAAATAAAAAGGAAGGATTTGGCTATGAATTAGAATTAATTCCTGATTATCTTAATAGTAAAGAAACTGCAGAAAAAGCAAAAGGATTTGAATGTGTTGTTCTTCGTGGAAACTGTTTTGCAACAAAAGAAGTTTTAGATATGTATAAAGAATATGGAGTAAAATATCTACTTACTAGAACAGTTGGAACTAACCATATTGATGTAAAATATGCTAAAGAATTAGGATTTAAATTAGCTTATGTTCCTTTCTATTCTCCAAATGCAATAGCTGAATTAGCTGTTTCACTAGCTATGTCTTTACTAAGACATTTACCTTATACAGCTGAAAAATTTAAAAATAGAAACTTTACTGTTGACGCTCAAATGTTTTCAAAAGAAGTTAGAAACTGCACTGTCGGTGTAATTGGGCTTGGAAGAATTGGATTTACTGCAGCCAAATTATTTAAAGGTTTAGGAGCTAATGTTATTGGATATGATATGTTCCCTAAAACTGGTGTAGAAGACATAGTTACTCAAGTTCCTATGGATGAATTAATTAAGAAAAGTGATATTATAACTTTACATGCTCCATTTATTAAAGAAAATGGAAAAATTGTTACTAAAGAATTTTTAAACAATATGAAAGAAAATTCTATATTAATAAATACTGCTAGAGGAGAATTAATGGATTTAGAAGCTGTGATTGAAGCTCTTGAAAGTGGACATCTTGCAGCTGCTGGTATAGATACTATTGAAGGGGAAGTTAATTATTTCTTTAAAAACTTCTCTGACAAACAAGCTGAATTTAGAGCTGACTACCCTCTATACAATAGATTACTAGATTTATATCCAAGAGTTTTAGTAACTCCTCATGTTGGTTCTTACACTGATGAAGCTGCTTCAAACATGATAGAAACTTCTTTTGAAAACCTAAAAGAATACTTAGATACTGGTGCTTGTAAAAACGATATAAAAGCATAA
- a CDS encoding Glu/Leu/Phe/Val family dehydrogenase, with product MSKETLNPLESGQKQVKKACDALGLDPAVYELLKEPQRIIEITIPVKMDDGSIKTFKGYRAAHNDAVGPFKGGIRFHQNVNSDEVKALSLWMSIKCQVTGIPYGGGKGGITVDPSELSQRELEQLSRGWVRGMWKYLGEKVDVPAPDVNTNGQIMAWMQDEYNKLSGEQTIGVFTGKPLSYGGSQGRNEATGFGVAVTMREAFKALGKNLKGATVAVQGFGNVGKFTVKNIMKLGGKVVAVAEFEKGKGAYAIYKDSGFTFEELEAAKAAGSLTKVAGAKELSMDEFWALNVEAIAPCALENAITNHEAELIKAGIVCEGANGPITPEADEVLYKKGIVVTPDVLTNAGGVTVSYFEWVQNIYGYYWTEKEVEEKEERAMVDAFTPIWALKKEFDGKGQPISFRQATYMKSIKRIAEAMKIRGWY from the coding sequence ATGAGTAAAGAAACTTTAAACCCATTAGAAAGCGGACAAAAACAAGTTAAAAAAGCATGTGATGCTTTAGGATTGGATCCAGCAGTATATGAATTATTAAAGGAACCTCAAAGAATAATAGAAATTACTATTCCTGTAAAAATGGATGATGGATCTATAAAAACATTTAAAGGATACAGAGCAGCTCATAATGATGCAGTAGGTCCTTTCAAAGGAGGAATAAGATTCCACCAAAATGTTAATTCTGATGAAGTAAAAGCTCTTTCTTTATGGATGAGTATTAAATGTCAAGTAACTGGAATCCCTTATGGAGGAGGAAAAGGTGGAATTACTGTAGACCCTTCTGAATTATCTCAAAGAGAATTAGAACAATTATCAAGAGGATGGGTAAGAGGAATGTGGAAATACTTAGGTGAAAAAGTAGATGTTCCTGCTCCAGATGTAAATACAAATGGACAAATTATGGCTTGGATGCAAGATGAATATAATAAATTATCTGGAGAACAAACTATAGGTGTATTTACTGGAAAACCTTTATCTTATGGAGGATCTCAAGGAAGAAATGAAGCAACTGGATTTGGTGTTGCTGTAACTATGAGAGAAGCTTTCAAAGCATTAGGAAAAAATCTTAAAGGTGCAACAGTTGCAGTTCAAGGATTTGGAAATGTTGGAAAATTCACTGTAAAAAATATAATGAAATTAGGTGGAAAAGTTGTAGCAGTTGCTGAATTTGAAAAAGGAAAGGGAGCTTATGCAATATATAAAGATTCTGGGTTTACATTTGAAGAATTAGAAGCTGCAAAAGCTGCTGGAAGTTTAACAAAAGTTGCTGGTGCAAAAGAATTATCTATGGATGAATTCTGGGCTTTAAATGTTGAAGCTATCGCTCCATGTGCATTAGAAAATGCTATTACTAACCATGAAGCTGAATTAATAAAAGCTGGAATTGTTTGTGAAGGAGCAAATGGACCAATAACTCCAGAAGCTGATGAAGTTCTTTACAAAAAAGGTATAGTAGTTACTCCTGACGTTTTAACAAATGCTGGAGGAGTTACAGTATCTTACTTTGAATGGGTTCAAAATATCTATGGATACTATTGGACAGAAAAAGAAGTTGAAGAAAAAGAAGAAAGAGCTATGGTTGATGCATTCACACCTATATGGGCATTAAAGAAAGAATTTGATGGAAAAGGACAACCTATTTCTTTTAGACAAGCTACTTATATGAAATCTATTAAGAGAATAGCTGAAGCTATGAAAATTAGAGGATGGTACTAA